A genomic region of Flavobacteriales bacterium contains the following coding sequences:
- a CDS encoding peptidase: protein MSKKKIGRFDRADFPELGLEGIKVKVDTGAYTSSLYASSIHVRRYKGTPYLYFKSLGPDHPDYHGKTHKFSEYFKKNVKSSSGRSESRYFIETTIVLFGQEYPITLSLTDRRSMRYPVLLGRKLIRDNFIVDVNRSNLSLKASRKKEKTSANK from the coding sequence ATGTCAAAGAAGAAGATAGGGAGATTCGATAGAGCAGATTTTCCAGAACTGGGCTTGGAAGGGATCAAGGTCAAGGTGGATACAGGGGCCTATACCTCATCGCTCTATGCTTCATCCATACATGTGCGTAGGTACAAGGGCACACCCTATCTCTACTTCAAGTCCCTAGGACCTGATCATCCCGATTACCATGGGAAGACCCATAAATTCTCAGAGTATTTCAAGAAGAATGTCAAGAGTTCATCCGGTCGATCGGAATCGCGTTATTTCATCGAGACGACCATAGTGCTCTTCGGACAAGAATATCCGATCACCCTTTCCCTAACAGACCGCAGATCCATGCGTTATCCGGTATTATTGGGCAGGAAACTCATCCGTGACAATTTCATTGTGGATGTGAATCGTTCCAATCTTTCATTGAAAGCAAGCCGGAAAAAGGAAAAGACCTCAGCAAATAAGTGA
- a CDS encoding NAD-dependent epimerase/dehydratase family protein: protein MVFITGATGLVGTRLVYDHVSQGIQVRALRRASSDMDEFYAVLRFYHQNDDIDSLTERIEWVEGDLLDMAVHDTYLDGCARCYHAAAIVSFHRRDHQKMYEVNVSGTAHMVNACLRAEIPLCHISSIAALGRTAREGEFTEASVWKDSPYNSAYAKSKYRAEMEVWRGIEEGLKASIVNPSVVLGAGSAVRSSGALFGAVKEGMPFYTEGGTNIVDVRDVSEIAMRLMERQQYSERFILNSASLPYRSVLDSIADALGKRRPHIRVGSSALNLLWRLNSLKDMIFRTKSKVTEETALSSTTTYRYSNDKVKQRLDYSFIPWQDSVTYAAGYYR from the coding sequence ATGGTCTTCATCACAGGAGCAACGGGATTGGTAGGCACTCGCTTGGTGTATGACCATGTGTCTCAAGGAATCCAAGTAAGAGCGCTGAGGAGGGCCTCATCTGATATGGATGAGTTCTACGCAGTGCTCAGATTCTATCATCAGAATGATGATATCGATTCATTGACCGAACGAATCGAATGGGTGGAAGGAGATCTCTTGGATATGGCCGTTCACGATACATACCTGGATGGCTGTGCGCGCTGTTATCATGCCGCTGCTATCGTGTCTTTCCATAGACGCGATCACCAGAAGATGTATGAAGTGAACGTATCTGGAACGGCACATATGGTGAATGCCTGTCTACGCGCTGAAATCCCTCTGTGCCATATCAGTTCGATCGCAGCATTGGGCCGCACTGCTCGAGAAGGAGAATTCACTGAAGCATCAGTGTGGAAGGATTCGCCCTACAATTCAGCCTATGCAAAGAGCAAGTACCGGGCGGAAATGGAAGTGTGGAGGGGAATCGAAGAAGGGCTTAAAGCAAGTATTGTCAACCCATCAGTCGTACTAGGTGCCGGTAGTGCTGTTAGAAGTAGTGGAGCCCTATTTGGAGCAGTGAAAGAGGGCATGCCCTTCTATACAGAAGGCGGCACCAACATAGTGGACGTAAGGGATGTGTCCGAGATAGCGATGCGCTTGATGGAAAGGCAGCAGTATTCTGAACGGTTCATTCTGAATTCAGCTTCGCTCCCATACCGATCCGTACTGGATTCGATTGCAGACGCCTTGGGTAAACGCAGACCTCACATACGAGTCGGGTCATCTGCGCTGAATCTGCTCTGGAGACTCAATTCATTGAAGGATATGATCTTCCGGACCAAGAGCAAAGTCACTGAAGAGACGGCCCTATCGAGTACCACCACCTATCGATATTCAAATGACAAAGTGAAGCAGAGACTGGACTATTCCTTCATCCCTTGGCAAGACTCCGTTACCTATGCAGCTGGGTACTACCGCTGA
- a CDS encoding DUF4296 domain-containing protein → MNRILLLSVLVMMACSQNGPEPPADLLEEEEMVEALVELNLIESVRSMHITAEKKNKVETEAFYNELWERTGIDKDRFLRSFDHYRSDPQRMSQLYEQVASQIKRREDLLNEKKRQEVEERDQR, encoded by the coding sequence ATGAATAGGATCCTCTTGCTCAGCGTTCTCGTGATGATGGCCTGTTCTCAGAATGGACCTGAGCCTCCTGCTGACCTATTGGAAGAAGAAGAAATGGTAGAGGCTTTAGTAGAGCTCAATCTTATCGAGTCGGTCAGAAGTATGCACATCACAGCAGAAAAGAAGAATAAGGTGGAGACCGAGGCCTTTTACAATGAGTTGTGGGAACGCACTGGCATCGATAAAGATCGTTTTCTACGCAGTTTCGATCACTACCGCTCCGACCCTCAGCGCATGTCTCAACTCTATGAGCAGGTAGCTTCTCAGATCAAACGCAGAGAGGATCTGCTCAACGAGAAGAAACGGCAAGAGGTAGAGGAAAGGGATCAGCGGTAG
- a CDS encoding dihydroorotase, translating to MSKDVLIKNATVINEGHRAEKDVLISGERISRIDSDISTDTNTEVLDAKGLLLLPGLIDDQVHFRQPGLTHKADIATESAAAVAGGITSFMEMPNTIPQTLTQDLLDEKYALGAEHARANYSFFMGVSNENIEEVLKTDFNKVCGLKIFMGSSTGDMLVDDREVLETIFSKARGLIAVHCEDEATVRKNTETAKARFGEDIPMAQHPVIRDAEACYRSSSLAVSLAKKHGARLHILHISTAKELELFSSEPTTKKKRITAEACVHHLWFSEEDYATKGSHIKWNPAVKKRSDRDALRKALSTDLIDVLATDHAPHTKEEKSNSYLTCPSGGPLVQHALPAWLELTAQGVIDVETIVRKGCHMPAEIFGIKERGYIREGYYADLVLVDPDSPWTVSTDNILYKCGWSPFEGTTFRHAVKHTFINGHHVYDQGRLDQSFRGMRLEFSHE from the coding sequence ATGAGCAAAGACGTTCTCATCAAGAATGCTACCGTGATCAATGAGGGGCATCGCGCTGAAAAAGATGTGCTCATCTCCGGAGAACGAATCTCCCGAATCGATTCTGATATTTCTACCGATACAAATACAGAGGTGCTTGATGCCAAAGGACTCTTGCTCCTGCCCGGTCTCATCGATGATCAGGTGCACTTCAGACAACCGGGATTGACCCACAAAGCCGATATCGCCACTGAATCGGCCGCAGCAGTAGCCGGAGGCATCACATCCTTCATGGAGATGCCGAATACCATCCCGCAGACCCTTACACAGGACCTCTTGGACGAGAAATATGCTCTGGGAGCGGAGCACGCACGAGCCAATTACTCCTTCTTTATGGGAGTGTCCAATGAGAACATAGAAGAGGTATTGAAGACCGACTTCAACAAGGTCTGTGGCCTGAAGATATTCATGGGCTCATCGACCGGTGATATGCTGGTGGATGACCGGGAAGTACTGGAGACCATCTTCTCCAAAGCTCGAGGGCTAATAGCTGTTCATTGTGAAGATGAGGCCACCGTGAGAAAGAATACCGAAACGGCAAAAGCACGTTTCGGTGAGGATATCCCGATGGCTCAGCATCCCGTCATCAGGGATGCAGAGGCATGCTACCGCAGCAGTTCATTGGCTGTCTCTTTAGCAAAGAAACACGGAGCCAGACTGCATATTCTCCATATAAGTACTGCTAAGGAATTAGAACTTTTCAGCTCAGAACCGACTACAAAAAAGAAACGCATCACCGCTGAGGCATGTGTTCATCACCTGTGGTTCTCTGAAGAGGATTATGCGACCAAAGGGAGTCATATCAAGTGGAACCCAGCGGTCAAGAAGAGATCCGATAGAGATGCCCTGCGCAAAGCCCTGTCGACCGATCTCATCGATGTACTTGCCACCGATCATGCACCCCACACCAAAGAGGAAAAGTCCAATTCCTACTTGACCTGTCCCAGTGGTGGACCATTGGTACAGCATGCTCTGCCTGCGTGGCTGGAGTTGACTGCTCAAGGAGTGATCGATGTGGAGACCATTGTGCGCAAAGGCTGCCATATGCCGGCAGAGATCTTCGGCATCAAGGAACGAGGCTACATCCGCGAAGGATACTATGCCGATCTAGTGCTCGTAGATCCGGATTCCCCATGGACCGTTAGCACGGACAATATCCTGTACAAATGTGGATGGTCACCTTTTGAAGGCACCACATTCAGACATGCGGTCAAGCATACCTTCATCAACGGACATCATGTGTACGATCAAGGCCGGCTCGATCAGTCTTTCAGAGGTATGCGATTGGAATTCTCCCATGAATAG
- a CDS encoding polyprenol monophosphomannose synthase, whose translation MAGSTSNSLVIIPTYNEKDNVQDIIRAVLAQDPHFHILIVDDGSPDGTAKLVTEMQSEFPGRIHLKERSGKLGLGTAYIAGFKWGLEQGRYDYLFEMDADFSHDPKDLNRLLQACQNGADLAIGSRYVKGGNVVDWTWERVALSYGASWYVRTILNIPIKDPTAGFKCYRRAVLEAIDLDKIDFVGYAFQIAMKYSALSLGYKAEEIPIRFKDREKGTSKMSIGIFKEAVLGVWKMRTRNFKRA comes from the coding sequence ATGGCGGGAAGCACCTCAAATAGCCTGGTGATCATACCTACTTACAATGAGAAGGATAACGTGCAAGATATCATTCGCGCGGTCCTTGCTCAAGACCCTCATTTCCATATCCTGATCGTAGATGACGGCTCTCCCGATGGCACAGCCAAGTTGGTCACTGAAATGCAATCCGAGTTTCCAGGCCGTATCCATCTCAAAGAACGTTCTGGAAAACTGGGTCTAGGAACCGCATACATAGCTGGATTCAAATGGGGACTGGAACAAGGAAGGTACGACTACCTTTTCGAGATGGATGCAGATTTCTCTCACGACCCCAAGGACCTCAACCGGTTGCTTCAAGCCTGTCAGAATGGGGCAGATCTTGCCATCGGTTCTCGCTATGTGAAAGGCGGCAATGTAGTGGATTGGACTTGGGAACGTGTTGCCTTGAGTTATGGTGCATCTTGGTATGTGCGTACCATACTCAACATCCCCATCAAAGACCCCACGGCTGGGTTCAAGTGTTATCGAAGAGCGGTGCTAGAGGCCATTGATCTGGACAAGATCGACTTTGTAGGCTATGCCTTCCAGATCGCGATGAAATATTCTGCACTCAGTCTCGGTTATAAGGCAGAGGAGATACCTATCCGATTCAAAGATCGGGAGAAAGGAACCTCCAAGATGAGCATCGGTATCTTCAAAGAAGCCGTACTGGGAGTCTGGAAAATGAGGACCAGAAACTTCAAAAGAGCATGA